The Perca flavescens isolate YP-PL-M2 chromosome 23, PFLA_1.0, whole genome shotgun sequence genome has a window encoding:
- the LOC114550534 gene encoding NXPE family member 3-like, which produces MAPRVSTDPDVHRGFCTFQPLSPEDAVEERLLLDSIAWPETPLLPTPLILEQTSDPAHSTFTILPGRGGRQWHVGDQLEVRINMSDFQGRPKKSGGDLLLARLHNQKLGAGVAGTVVDHLNGSYSAVFSLLWEGDAQVEVFRVGVVMLYYSNSSHLVLKQSHIK; this is translated from the exons ATGGCCCCGAGAGTTTCCACTGACCCTGACGTGCATCGGGGCTTCTGCACCTTCCAGCCACTGTCCCCTGAGGACGCTGTGGAGGAACGCCTCCTACTGGACTCCATTGCTTGGCCTGAAACTCCACTATTGCCAACTCCTCTTATCCTGGAGCAGACCAGTGACCCAGCTCACAGCACCTTCACCATTCTCccagggaggggggggagacagTGGCACGTAGGGGATCAGCTGGAGGTTAGGATCAATATGTCTGATTTCCAGGGCCGTCCCAAGAAGTCTGGGGGAGACTTGTTACTCGCCCGGCTGCACAACCAGAAGCTTGGTGCAGGTGTGGCTGGAACGGTGGTGGATCATCTGAATGGCAGCTACTCTGCTGTATTCTCTTTACTCTGGGAAGGAGACGCACAGGTTGAG GTGTTCAGAGTGGGTGTGGTCATGCTGTACTACTCCAATAGCTCCCATTTGGTGCTAAAACAGTCTCATATCAAGTAG